A section of the Neorhizobium galegae bv. orientalis str. HAMBI 540 genome encodes:
- a CDS encoding Atu4866 domain-containing protein, whose product MAERFFRAHSGFRAPLAFVAVAAAFAFIATFTALAHDIKEEEKTMTEHPYAGMWVTEDNHIRHELLPNGRYVEARGTREKAYEGRYWVTGDHIDYKDDTGFTADGDFRDGVLYHAGMVLRRR is encoded by the coding sequence ATGGCTGAACGGTTTTTTCGAGCCCACTCGGGTTTCCGAGCCCCGCTGGCGTTTGTCGCCGTTGCCGCGGCTTTCGCCTTCATCGCGACGTTTACGGCGCTTGCGCACGACATCAAGGAAGAGGAGAAAACCATGACCGAACATCCCTATGCCGGAATGTGGGTGACCGAGGACAACCACATCCGCCACGAACTGCTGCCGAACGGCCGTTATGTGGAAGCGCGCGGCACCCGCGAAAAGGCCTATGAGGGCCGCTACTGGGTGACCGGCGACCATATCGACTACAAGGACGACACCGGCTTCACCGCCGACGGCGATTTTCGCGACGGCGTGCTTTATCATGCGGGGATGGTGTTGAGGCGGAGGTGA
- a CDS encoding alpha/beta fold hydrolase: MTSNFITTKDGTQIFYKDWGSKDAQPVVFHHGWPLSADDWDAQMLFFLHQGFRVVAHDRRGHGRSSQTETGNEMDTYAADVAELAAHLDLKNAIHVGHSTGGGEVARYVAQYGGGGRVAKAVLMGAVPPIMLKTENNPGGLPLEVFDGFRAALAANRAQFFRDVPAGPFYGFNREGATVSEGVIANWWRQGMMGGTKAHYDCIKAFSETDFTEDLKAIDVPVLVMHGDDDQIVPIADSALLAAKLLKNGTLKVYEGFPHGMATTHADVINADLLAFFKG, translated from the coding sequence ATGACCAGCAATTTCATCACCACCAAGGACGGCACGCAGATATTCTACAAGGACTGGGGTTCGAAGGACGCCCAGCCGGTTGTTTTCCATCACGGCTGGCCGCTCTCGGCCGACGATTGGGACGCCCAGATGCTGTTTTTCCTGCACCAGGGTTTTCGCGTCGTCGCCCATGACCGACGCGGCCATGGCCGTTCGAGCCAGACCGAGACCGGCAATGAAATGGACACTTATGCTGCCGATGTCGCCGAGCTTGCGGCCCATCTCGACCTGAAAAATGCCATCCACGTCGGCCATTCGACCGGCGGCGGCGAGGTCGCACGCTACGTCGCGCAATATGGCGGCGGTGGCCGGGTGGCAAAGGCGGTGCTGATGGGCGCCGTGCCGCCGATCATGCTGAAGACGGAAAATAATCCGGGCGGCCTGCCTCTCGAAGTCTTCGACGGTTTTCGCGCAGCGCTTGCTGCCAATCGTGCTCAGTTCTTCCGTGACGTACCAGCCGGCCCGTTCTACGGCTTCAATCGGGAAGGCGCGACCGTTTCGGAAGGGGTCATCGCCAATTGGTGGCGGCAGGGCATGATGGGCGGCACCAAGGCCCATTATGATTGCATCAAGGCTTTTTCGGAAACCGACTTCACCGAAGACCTGAAGGCGATCGACGTGCCGGTTCTCGTCATGCATGGCGACGACGATCAGATCGTCCCGATCGCCGACTCGGCCCTGCTTGCGGCCAAGCTTCTCAAGAACGGTACGCTGAAGGTCTATGAAGGTTTTCCGCACGGCATGGCGACCACGCATGCGGACGTGATCAATGCGGATCTTCTGGCTTTCTTCAAGGGCTGA
- a CDS encoding threonine ammonia-lyase translates to MTQNQPHPSADGILAASKSIDPVFTNSPLIEQQTANTALGLRLLAKVETLNPIRSFKGRGTDWWMQNEPAGDHPVVSASAGNFGQGLAYAGRAHGRRVVIFSATTANPGKIEAMRRLGADVRLEGSDFDAAKAAARAYAEANGCPFVEDGALRTIAEGAGTIALEITERLSRQTVELDAILVPLGNGALLTGIGAWMRAKAPNCKVIGVVAANAPAMKHSHETGRLISTKTTATAADGIAVRECVPYALDCMRTTVDDVWEASEAAIRAARDFCRIHYGLVVEEAGAAGIAGLLENGTNLKGRTVATILCGGNVRTDIA, encoded by the coding sequence ATGACACAGAACCAGCCACACCCCTCCGCCGATGGTATTCTCGCTGCTTCGAAAAGCATCGATCCCGTCTTCACCAACAGCCCGCTGATCGAGCAACAGACGGCCAATACGGCCCTCGGCCTTCGCCTCCTTGCGAAGGTGGAGACGCTCAATCCGATCCGTTCCTTCAAGGGACGCGGCACCGACTGGTGGATGCAGAACGAACCGGCCGGCGACCACCCCGTCGTCTCCGCCTCCGCCGGCAATTTCGGCCAGGGGCTCGCCTATGCCGGTCGGGCGCACGGACGCAGGGTGGTGATCTTTTCCGCCACCACCGCCAATCCCGGCAAGATCGAGGCGATGCGCCGCCTCGGCGCCGACGTGCGGCTGGAAGGCAGCGATTTCGACGCCGCCAAGGCCGCCGCGCGTGCCTATGCCGAAGCGAATGGCTGCCCCTTTGTTGAAGACGGCGCTTTGCGGACGATCGCCGAGGGCGCTGGCACGATCGCGCTCGAAATCACCGAGCGCCTCTCCCGCCAAACCGTCGAACTCGACGCCATCCTCGTGCCGCTCGGCAACGGCGCGCTGCTGACCGGGATCGGCGCCTGGATGCGTGCCAAGGCACCGAACTGCAAGGTCATCGGTGTGGTCGCCGCCAATGCGCCCGCCATGAAACACTCTCATGAAACCGGCCGGCTCATCTCCACGAAAACCACAGCAACCGCCGCCGATGGCATCGCGGTTCGGGAATGCGTTCCTTACGCATTGGACTGCATGAGGACGACCGTCGACGACGTCTGGGAAGCCAGCGAAGCGGCAATCCGCGCGGCGCGAGATTTCTGCCGCATCCATTACGGCCTCGTCGTCGAGGAAGCCGGCGCCGCCGGCATTGCAGGTCTGCTGGAAAACGGCACGAACCTCAAAGGCCGAACAGTCGCCACCATCCTTTGCGGCGGCAATGTCCGCACGGACATCGCATGA
- the ade gene encoding adenine deaminase yields the protein MTTRLESLIDQGTGREPADIVLKGGKFFDLVTGELVASDIAICGDRIVGTCGDYTGKIEIDVSGKIVVPGFIDTHLHIESSLVTPHEFDRCVLPYGVTTAICDPHEIANVLGTEGIQFFLDSSLETIMDIRVQLSSCVPATHLETAGADLPIEKLLPFRDHPKVIGLAEFMNFPGVIYKDPMCLAKLDAFYGDHIDGHAPLLRGNDLNGYLSAGIRTEHECTTAEEALEKIRKGMHILVREGSVSKDLHALMPLLTERLSPYLALCTDDRNPLDIAEQGHLDYMIRTAIAHGVEPLAVYRAASISAAKAFGLRDRGLVAPGWRADLVVVDSLENCKAEIVFSAGRKVTDELFATRRPVAPVGLDSVKARPVQAMHFGVPVSEGETPVIGVMPGKIITEHRRYRLPSAGNQTGIDLDRDIIKVAVIERHGKNGNHANGFVQGFGLKKGAIASTVGHDSHNICVVGVSEDDMAMAANRLGEIHGGFVVVEDGKVTGEIALPIAGLMSLEPYETVRDTLHHLRQTAYALGTTLQEPFLQVAFLPLPVIPHLKISDKGMVDVDRFALIG from the coding sequence ATGACCACCCGTCTCGAAAGCCTCATCGACCAGGGCACCGGCCGCGAGCCTGCCGATATCGTGCTGAAAGGCGGAAAGTTCTTCGATCTCGTCACCGGCGAGCTCGTCGCCTCCGACATCGCCATCTGCGGTGACCGTATCGTCGGCACCTGCGGCGACTATACCGGCAAGATTGAAATCGACGTTTCCGGCAAGATCGTCGTCCCAGGCTTCATCGACACGCATCTCCACATCGAATCGTCGCTGGTAACCCCGCACGAGTTCGACCGCTGCGTCCTGCCCTACGGCGTCACCACCGCGATCTGCGATCCGCACGAGATCGCCAACGTGCTCGGCACCGAGGGCATACAATTCTTCCTGGATTCCTCGCTGGAAACGATCATGGACATCCGCGTCCAGCTCTCTTCCTGCGTGCCGGCGACCCACCTGGAGACGGCCGGCGCCGACCTGCCGATCGAAAAGCTGCTGCCCTTCCGCGACCACCCGAAGGTCATCGGCCTTGCCGAATTCATGAATTTCCCGGGCGTCATCTACAAGGACCCGATGTGCCTCGCCAAGCTCGACGCCTTCTACGGCGACCACATCGACGGCCACGCCCCGTTGCTGCGGGGCAACGACCTGAATGGCTACCTCTCCGCCGGCATCCGCACCGAGCACGAATGTACCACCGCCGAGGAGGCGCTCGAAAAGATCCGCAAGGGCATGCACATCCTGGTGCGCGAAGGCTCGGTCTCGAAGGACCTGCACGCCCTGATGCCACTCCTCACCGAGCGCCTGTCACCCTACCTGGCGCTCTGCACCGACGACCGCAATCCGCTCGACATCGCCGAACAGGGCCATCTCGACTACATGATCCGAACCGCGATCGCCCATGGCGTCGAACCACTCGCCGTCTACCGCGCGGCCTCGATTTCTGCGGCCAAAGCGTTCGGCTTGCGCGACCGGGGCCTTGTCGCACCCGGCTGGCGAGCCGATCTCGTCGTCGTCGACAGCCTCGAAAACTGCAAGGCCGAGATCGTCTTTTCCGCCGGGCGCAAGGTTACGGACGAACTTTTTGCCACCCGCAGACCCGTCGCCCCAGTCGGCCTCGACAGCGTCAAGGCGCGTCCCGTCCAGGCGATGCATTTCGGCGTTCCGGTGAGCGAAGGCGAGACGCCTGTCATCGGCGTGATGCCAGGCAAGATCATCACCGAACATCGCCGCTACCGCCTGCCATCGGCGGGCAACCAGACCGGCATCGATCTCGACCGCGATATCATCAAGGTCGCGGTCATCGAGCGGCATGGCAAGAACGGCAACCATGCCAATGGTTTCGTTCAGGGTTTCGGATTGAAGAAAGGGGCGATCGCCTCGACCGTCGGGCATGACAGCCACAATATCTGCGTCGTCGGCGTCAGCGAGGACGACATGGCGATGGCCGCCAACCGCCTCGGCGAAATCCACGGTGGCTTCGTGGTGGTCGAGGACGGCAAAGTCACCGGCGAGATCGCCCTGCCGATCGCGGGCCTGATGAGCCTCGAACCCTACGAAACCGTCCGCGACACCCTCCACCACCTCCGCCAGACCGCTTACGCGCTCGGCACCACCCTCCAGGAACCCTTCCTCCAGGTCGCATTCCTGCCATTGCCCGTCATTCCGCACCTGAAGATTTCGGATAAGGGCATGGTCGATGTGGATAGGTTTGCGCTGATTGGGTGA
- a CDS encoding response regulator, with protein sequence MGRSAPPKKQAVLVVEDEPILRMMAIDLVEDAGFEAVEAADADEAVTILETRTDIRIVFTDIDMPGSMNGMKLAAAVRDRWPPIEIIIVSGQVRLSEEDLPDRSVFFSKPYDWQKVTATLRRMASH encoded by the coding sequence ATGGGACGATCCGCACCGCCAAAAAAACAGGCTGTCCTCGTCGTCGAGGACGAGCCCATCCTGCGCATGATGGCAATCGACCTCGTGGAGGATGCAGGATTCGAGGCGGTCGAGGCAGCCGACGCCGATGAGGCGGTGACGATCCTGGAAACGCGCACGGATATCCGGATCGTTTTTACCGATATCGACATGCCTGGCAGCATGAACGGCATGAAGCTGGCGGCTGCCGTGCGCGACCGCTGGCCACCGATCGAGATCATCATCGTTTCGGGACAGGTCCGCTTGAGCGAGGAAGACTTGCCCGATCGCAGCGTGTTCTTTTCCAAACCCTATGATTGGCAGAAGGTGACCGCGACGCTGCGTCGCATGGCCTCGCATTAG
- a CDS encoding DUF2442 domain-containing protein — protein sequence MSILATEVKFDDDTMWVSLNDGRTLGVPLAWFPRLLLAKPADRQKFELSPGGIHWDDLDEDISIAGLLEGRGDRTVKRPAA from the coding sequence ATGAGCATTTTGGCAACTGAGGTGAAATTCGACGACGACACCATGTGGGTCTCGCTCAACGACGGCCGCACATTGGGCGTGCCGCTTGCCTGGTTTCCTCGTCTGCTTCTTGCGAAGCCGGCCGATCGCCAAAAATTCGAACTGAGCCCGGGTGGCATTCACTGGGATGATCTCGACGAAGACATCTCCATCGCCGGCCTTCTGGAAGGGCGCGGCGACAGGACGGTGAAACGTCCTGCCGCATAA
- a CDS encoding GAF domain-containing protein has protein sequence MADPDPNEQIHLERLEALDAYNIMDTEPEPEFDDIVLVASTLCGTPVALVSLVEKDRQWFKARIGFEACETPIGQSVCAHALGSSDVLVIPDLQLDQRTRTNTLVTGEPHIRFYAGAPLITPDEVIIGTLCVIDVEPRPQGLEEGQKAALQALARQVIALLEMRRISQRKDDLFRRQKSISANIRSSVNASLAAQEAGRVGTFEIDIGTSMMRVSREFCRIFHLPIADTYPTRVVEEMVLPQDKDLQSNDATRRKGSAPLDVEYRIRVPGYGVRWIARNASFRHDERGRPINMIGTVRDVTAAKREAARVQALLDLGDRLRDLSDMESMAIAAGDLMARALDATRAGFGIVNAADETVSVPPEWCAPGVKSLAGLHHFRDYGSFVDDLKRGETVVVADVATDPRTRDHAERLLSLGIRVLVNVPIFELGRFKLVAFIHHDQPYPWIDEEISFVRSFGNRIQIAMSRVQAELEQQMLSREMSHRLKNTLSMVQAIATQTLRPVTERDHVEAFEKRLHALSTAHDILFEQNWTSASVYAVVDRTMNGIGMRDRIDAQGPNVRFGPKGSLSLSLLLHELTTNAVKYGALSNDTGRVAIDWRIEGTGDSAIFYLSWRETGGPPPRQPERKGFGSKLIRMGLIGTGGVLVSYDHPGFSAEMTAVLLQLAQAD, from the coding sequence TTGGCCGATCCCGATCCGAACGAACAAATCCATCTTGAGCGGCTGGAAGCGCTCGATGCCTATAATATCATGGACACCGAGCCGGAGCCGGAGTTCGACGATATCGTGCTTGTCGCTTCCACGCTCTGCGGCACGCCCGTGGCGCTCGTCAGCCTGGTCGAGAAAGACCGGCAGTGGTTCAAGGCGCGCATCGGTTTCGAGGCGTGCGAGACGCCGATCGGGCAGTCGGTCTGCGCCCATGCGCTCGGCAGTTCCGACGTGCTCGTCATCCCAGACCTGCAGCTCGATCAGCGCACCCGCACGAATACGCTCGTCACCGGGGAGCCGCATATCCGCTTCTACGCCGGCGCACCGCTGATCACGCCAGACGAGGTGATAATCGGCACGCTCTGCGTCATCGATGTCGAGCCGCGGCCGCAGGGCCTGGAGGAGGGGCAGAAGGCGGCGCTGCAGGCTCTTGCCCGGCAGGTTATCGCGCTCCTCGAAATGCGGCGCATCTCGCAGCGCAAGGACGACCTGTTCCGGCGTCAGAAGTCGATCAGCGCCAATATTCGCTCCAGCGTCAACGCGAGCCTGGCGGCGCAGGAGGCTGGAAGGGTCGGGACATTCGAAATTGACATCGGGACCTCAATGATGCGGGTGTCGCGGGAGTTCTGCCGCATTTTTCACCTGCCTATCGCCGATACCTATCCTACCCGAGTGGTCGAGGAGATGGTCCTGCCGCAGGACAAGGATCTGCAGTCCAACGATGCGACCAGACGGAAGGGGAGTGCCCCGCTCGACGTCGAATATCGCATTCGCGTGCCGGGCTATGGCGTGCGCTGGATCGCCCGCAATGCCAGCTTTCGCCATGATGAGAGAGGCCGCCCGATCAATATGATCGGCACCGTCAGGGATGTGACCGCCGCCAAGCGGGAGGCTGCCCGCGTGCAGGCCCTGCTCGATCTCGGCGATCGGCTGCGCGACCTCAGCGACATGGAATCGATGGCGATCGCCGCGGGCGACCTGATGGCCAGGGCACTCGACGCGACGCGCGCCGGTTTTGGCATCGTCAACGCGGCGGACGAGACGGTGTCGGTGCCGCCCGAATGGTGCGCGCCGGGCGTGAAGAGCCTTGCGGGACTGCACCATTTCCGAGATTACGGGTCGTTCGTCGACGACCTGAAGCGCGGAGAAACCGTTGTCGTCGCCGACGTCGCTACCGATCCGCGCACCCGCGACCACGCCGAAAGGCTTCTGTCGCTTGGCATCCGCGTGCTCGTCAACGTGCCGATCTTCGAGCTCGGGCGCTTCAAGCTCGTCGCCTTCATCCATCACGACCAGCCTTATCCATGGATCGACGAGGAGATTTCCTTCGTCCGCAGCTTCGGCAATCGCATCCAGATCGCGATGTCGCGGGTTCAGGCCGAGTTGGAGCAGCAGATGCTCAGCAGGGAAATGAGCCATCGGCTGAAGAACACCCTGTCGATGGTGCAGGCGATCGCGACACAGACGCTCCGGCCGGTGACCGAGCGCGACCATGTGGAGGCTTTCGAAAAGCGGCTGCATGCGCTGAGCACCGCCCATGACATCCTGTTCGAGCAGAACTGGACGAGCGCCTCGGTCTATGCCGTCGTCGACCGGACGATGAACGGGATCGGCATGCGGGACCGGATCGACGCGCAGGGTCCGAACGTTCGGTTCGGGCCAAAGGGCTCGCTTTCGCTTTCCCTGCTGCTGCACGAATTGACGACCAATGCGGTGAAATACGGCGCGCTCTCCAACGATACGGGGAGGGTTGCAATCGACTGGCGCATCGAAGGCACGGGAGACAGCGCGATCTTCTATCTCTCCTGGCGGGAAACCGGCGGGCCGCCCCCACGCCAGCCGGAGCGCAAAGGTTTCGGCTCAAAACTTATTCGCATGGGATTGATCGGAACCGGCGGTGTTCTTGTTAGTTATGATCATCCGGGGTTCAGCGCTGAGATGACAGCTGTGCTCCTTCAGCTAGCACAGGCAGACTGA
- a CDS encoding branched-chain amino acid ABC transporter substrate-binding protein — MNLKMLLGATALASLTFAPLAQAEIVIGLIAPLTGPVAAYGDQVKNGAETAVAEINKKGGILGEKVVLKAADDAAEPKQGVSAANQLVGEGIRFVVGPVTSGVAMPASDALAENGVLMVTPTATTPALTTRGLTNVFRTCGRDDQQAVVAANYVLKTFKDKKVAIINDKGAYGKGLADAFKAALNAGGVKEVLDDAVTPGDKDFSALTTRLKSQNVDVIYFGGYHPEGGLLARQLADLGVKATIVGGDGLSNSEFWNIGTKAAAGTVFTNASNATKSPDSKAAAEALAARKIPAEAFTLNAYAAVEVIKAGIEKAKSAEDTEAVAAALKSGEPIATAIGKLTYGKTGDLTSQSFSLFKWEDGKIVAAE; from the coding sequence ATGAACCTCAAGATGCTTCTGGGGGCAACAGCACTCGCCTCCCTGACTTTCGCTCCGCTTGCCCAGGCCGAGATCGTCATCGGCCTGATCGCCCCGCTCACCGGCCCCGTCGCGGCCTATGGCGATCAGGTCAAGAACGGCGCCGAGACCGCCGTTGCGGAAATCAACAAGAAGGGCGGCATTCTCGGCGAAAAGGTCGTCCTGAAGGCGGCCGACGACGCCGCAGAACCTAAACAGGGGGTTTCGGCCGCCAACCAGCTGGTCGGCGAAGGCATCCGCTTCGTGGTCGGCCCCGTGACGTCAGGCGTCGCCATGCCGGCTTCCGATGCGCTTGCCGAAAACGGCGTGCTGATGGTCACCCCGACCGCGACCACACCGGCTCTCACCACGCGCGGCCTCACCAACGTGTTCCGCACCTGCGGCCGCGACGACCAGCAGGCCGTGGTCGCCGCCAACTACGTCCTGAAGACCTTCAAGGACAAGAAGGTCGCGATCATCAACGACAAGGGCGCCTATGGTAAAGGCCTCGCCGACGCCTTCAAGGCAGCGCTGAACGCCGGCGGCGTCAAGGAAGTGCTCGACGACGCGGTCACTCCGGGCGACAAGGATTTCAGCGCGCTGACGACCCGCCTGAAATCGCAGAATGTCGATGTGATCTATTTCGGCGGTTACCATCCGGAAGGCGGCCTGCTCGCCCGCCAGCTCGCCGATCTCGGCGTCAAGGCGACGATCGTCGGCGGTGACGGCCTGTCGAACAGCGAGTTCTGGAACATCGGCACCAAGGCCGCGGCCGGCACGGTGTTCACCAACGCCTCCAACGCGACCAAGAGCCCGGATTCCAAGGCTGCCGCCGAAGCGCTCGCCGCCCGCAAGATCCCCGCCGAAGCCTTCACGCTGAACGCCTATGCCGCCGTCGAAGTGATCAAGGCCGGCATCGAAAAGGCAAAGAGCGCCGAGGATACGGAAGCGGTGGCCGCTGCCCTCAAGTCCGGCGAACCGATCGCCACCGCCATCGGCAAGCTCACCTATGGCAAGACGGGCGACCTCACCTCGCAGAGTTTTTCCTTGTTCAAATGGGAAGACGGCAAGATCGTCGCCGCCGAGTGA
- a CDS encoding Lrp/AsnC family transcriptional regulator: MALTKADREILKLMQQDATITLNELAERVGLSPSSAQRRLQKLREDRVILRDVSIVDPKKVGTAVSMLVEVELERDRPELMPPFLRWLADTPEVQEAWGTSGRGDFTLVILVQSVEHFDVLADRMMEMNPNIRKFTTSVVLKTLKRTLAVHVE, encoded by the coding sequence ATGGCATTGACGAAAGCCGATCGTGAAATCCTCAAGCTGATGCAGCAGGATGCGACCATCACCTTGAACGAGCTTGCCGAGCGTGTGGGCCTCTCGCCGTCCTCGGCACAGCGGCGGCTGCAGAAGCTTCGGGAGGACAGGGTGATCCTGCGGGACGTTTCGATCGTCGATCCGAAAAAGGTCGGCACGGCCGTTTCCATGCTGGTCGAGGTGGAGCTGGAGCGCGACCGGCCGGAGCTCATGCCGCCTTTCCTGAGGTGGCTGGCGGATACGCCGGAGGTGCAGGAGGCCTGGGGGACGTCGGGCCGTGGCGATTTCACGCTGGTGATCCTCGTCCAGTCCGTCGAGCATTTCGATGTGCTGGCGGACCGGATGATGGAGATGAACCCGAATATCCGCAAATTCACGACGAGCGTCGTGCTGAAGACGTTGAAGCGGACGCTGGCGGTGCATGTCGAATGA
- a CDS encoding aspartate aminotransferase family protein, whose translation MSNRLNTTPNDLRAFWMPFTANRQFKQEPRLFVAAKDMHYTTHDGRQVLDATAGLWCVNAGHCRPKITEAIREQAGELDYAPAFQLGHPKAFELANRLVDIAPEGMNHVLYTNSGSESVETALKVALAYHRVKGNGSRFRLIGRERGYHGVNFGGISVGGIVSNRKMFGTLLTGVDHMPHTHLPGKNAFTKGEPEHGGDLATELERIVTLHDASTVAAVIVEPVAGSTGVLIPPKGYLQKLREICTKHGILLIFDEVITGFGRLGAPFAAQYFDVKPDIITTAKGLTNGVIPMGAVFVTSEIHDAFMTGPEHMIEFMHGYTYSGNPIASAAALATLETYKEEGLFDRARDIAPYWEAGLHSLKDLPNVIDIRNLGLIGAIELDPIAGEPTKRAFTAFLKAYENGLLIRTTGDTIAMSPPLIVEKHHIDEIFGKLREILTSNI comes from the coding sequence ATGTCCAACCGCCTGAATACCACGCCCAACGACCTGCGGGCGTTCTGGATGCCGTTTACGGCAAACCGCCAGTTCAAGCAGGAACCCCGCCTTTTCGTCGCTGCCAAGGATATGCATTACACGACCCATGACGGCCGCCAGGTGCTCGATGCCACCGCCGGCCTCTGGTGCGTCAATGCCGGCCACTGCCGCCCGAAGATCACCGAGGCGATCCGCGAACAGGCCGGCGAGCTGGATTATGCGCCCGCCTTCCAGCTGGGCCACCCCAAGGCTTTCGAACTCGCCAATCGTCTGGTCGATATCGCGCCAGAAGGCATGAACCACGTTCTCTACACCAATTCCGGCTCGGAATCGGTCGAGACGGCGCTGAAGGTGGCGCTCGCCTACCACCGCGTGAAGGGCAACGGCTCGCGCTTCCGCCTGATCGGCCGCGAGCGCGGTTATCACGGCGTCAATTTCGGCGGCATCTCGGTCGGCGGCATCGTCTCCAACCGAAAGATGTTCGGCACGCTTCTGACCGGCGTCGACCACATGCCGCACACCCACCTGCCGGGCAAGAACGCCTTCACCAAGGGTGAGCCGGAACATGGCGGCGACCTTGCGACTGAGCTGGAGCGCATCGTCACGCTACATGACGCCTCGACCGTCGCCGCCGTCATCGTCGAGCCTGTCGCCGGCTCCACCGGCGTGCTGATCCCGCCGAAGGGTTATCTGCAGAAGCTGCGCGAGATCTGCACCAAGCACGGCATCCTTCTGATCTTCGACGAAGTCATCACCGGTTTCGGCCGCCTCGGCGCGCCGTTCGCGGCCCAGTATTTCGACGTCAAGCCGGACATCATCACCACCGCCAAGGGCCTCACCAACGGCGTGATCCCGATGGGTGCCGTCTTCGTCACCTCCGAGATCCACGACGCGTTCATGACCGGCCCGGAGCACATGATCGAGTTCATGCACGGCTATACCTATTCCGGCAACCCGATCGCCTCGGCTGCCGCTCTCGCGACGCTCGAAACCTACAAGGAAGAAGGCCTTTTCGACCGCGCCCGCGACATCGCCCCCTATTGGGAAGCGGGCCTGCATTCGCTCAAAGACCTGCCGAATGTCATCGACATCAGAAACCTCGGCCTGATCGGCGCGATCGAACTCGATCCGATCGCCGGCGAACCCACCAAACGCGCCTTCACCGCCTTCCTGAAGGCCTACGAAAACGGCCTGCTGATCCGCACCACCGGCGACACCATCGCCATGTCCCCGCCGCTGATCGTCGAAAAGCACCATATCGACGAGATATTCGGGAAGCTGCGCGAGATCTTGACGAGCAATATCTGA
- a CDS encoding ArsR/SmtB family transcription factor: MDTMALSEHSNAAAGLLSAMANPKRLMILCCLVKGEVAVGALASQVGLSQSALSQHLSKLRAQKLVKTRRDAQTIYYSSSSESVLKVLETLEEIYCAPVQKKSAAA; encoded by the coding sequence ATGGATACGATGGCACTATCTGAGCATTCCAACGCGGCCGCAGGCCTGCTGTCGGCCATGGCCAACCCGAAACGGTTGATGATCCTTTGCTGCTTGGTGAAGGGCGAAGTCGCCGTGGGTGCGCTCGCGTCGCAAGTTGGCCTCAGCCAATCTGCGCTGTCTCAGCACCTCTCCAAACTGCGGGCTCAGAAGCTGGTGAAGACCCGCCGCGATGCGCAGACCATTTATTACTCCAGCTCGTCCGAGTCGGTTCTCAAGGTCCTTGAAACGCTGGAAGAAATCTACTGTGCTCCGGTGCAGAAGAAATCCGCAGCCGCGTAG
- a CDS encoding DUF4160 domain-containing protein gives MGDFEGHALVVTTIGELFCPQENWLKEDPMPIVFRSGALKFYFYSNEGDPREPVHIHVRGGSANAKIWLEPTIGVAESDGFNSRDLSAIIRLVIDNRSLIKRAWHEHFGN, from the coding sequence TTGGGTGACTTCGAAGGCCACGCGTTGGTGGTAACAACCATTGGCGAATTATTCTGTCCTCAAGAAAATTGGTTGAAAGAGGACCCAATGCCCATCGTCTTCCGTTCTGGCGCCCTGAAATTCTATTTCTATTCCAATGAAGGCGACCCGCGGGAGCCCGTACATATTCACGTCCGGGGCGGTAGCGCAAATGCGAAGATCTGGTTGGAGCCGACCATAGGAGTGGCGGAAAGCGACGGCTTCAACAGCCGTGACCTGTCTGCTATTATCCGGCTCGTCATCGACAATCGTTCTCTGATCAAGCGGGCATGGCATGAGCATTTTGGCAACTGA
- a CDS encoding MarR family winged helix-turn-helix transcriptional regulator encodes MPASPLPPLHEQLCFSLYSAHIAINRVYKPMLDDMGITYPQYLVMSVLGEQDGSTIGTIAERLGLESSTITPPVKRLEQAGLLERRRSKTDERQVHVWLTGAGRILIAKSTCLGETLIERSGMPPKEFQAFNRQVRTFLGALERKA; translated from the coding sequence ATGCCCGCCTCCCCTCTTCCGCCGCTCCACGAGCAGCTCTGCTTCTCGCTCTATTCGGCCCATATCGCCATCAATCGCGTCTATAAGCCAATGCTCGACGATATGGGCATCACCTATCCGCAATACCTCGTCATGAGCGTGCTCGGCGAACAGGATGGCTCGACGATCGGCACGATCGCGGAAAGGCTGGGCCTGGAATCGAGCACCATCACCCCGCCCGTAAAGCGGCTCGAACAGGCCGGACTGCTGGAGCGCCGCCGCAGCAAGACCGACGAGCGCCAGGTGCATGTCTGGTTGACCGGCGCCGGCCGCATCCTGATCGCGAAGAGCACATGCCTCGGCGAAACGTTGATCGAACGGTCCGGCATGCCGCCGAAGGAATTCCAGGCTTTCAACCGTCAGGTCCGTACCTTCCTCGGCGCTCTGGAGCGCAAGGCCTAG